The genomic segment TTACAACGGATACAAAATTTGATGGAGTTAGTAAAAGAAAAATAAGTGTAAATGAGATAGTTCAAATTGCAGGTCGTGCTGGAAGATTTGGACTTTTTGAAGCTGGATATTTAGGATCAACAAGAAGAGATGTTTTAGAATATATCAAAGATGAGTTTGAAGCACCAATTAGAACTATAAAACCACCTTTTAAAGTAAAGATAAATAACTCTCAACTAGAAAATCTTTCAATGCATTTAAAAACAAAATCACTTACAAAAGTTTTAAACTTTTTTGCTTTAAACATGAAATTTGCTGGTCCTTTTGAAGCAGCAAATTTATCTAGTATGCTTGAAGCTTCGAGAATTGTTGATAGTAAAGATGGTTTGAGTTTGGAAGAGAAATATCTTTTGGCACAAGCTCCAATTACTACAAAATCAACTATTATTGTCCAAGCCTATAACTCATATATAGCAAGTGTGATTAAAAAACGACCAAATCACTATAAGCCATCTATTACTTTACCAAAAAAGGCAATTACACAAAAAGATTTGCTTTTGGTTGAAGATGAAGTAAAAAAAATATCTTTGTATCTTTGGCTTTCGTATAAGTTGCCTGATCTTTTTCCTGACCATGATAAGGCTTTTATTTTGAGAGAATCTTTTAATAGATTTATTGAAAAATCTTTAAAAGGTGTTTTAATAGATGAAAAAAGAGATGAAAAACCTTTTTATAAAGATAAAGATAAAGGAAAAGAAGATAAAAAAAATAATTTTTATTCTAGAGGAAGAAAAAGAGTTTAATATATTTTTTGATAGAATATATCCATAATAAAGATGAATATTTAGAATAAGGAAAGTATTGTGCTAGGTTTTTTTAGAGCCGATGAAGATGCATTTGTAAAAGAGTTGATGTCTTCAAATATCAATATCGATAAACTCAAAAAATATATTGCAAATGGTGTAAATATAAATGGAGTAGATGAAAAAGGTAGGAACTATCTTTTTTTCTTTGCTGCTAAAAAAAATTTTAATGCAATAAAAATTTTGATAAGCCTCGGTATAGATATGTATAAAGAGGATAAGCTTGGTAAAACAGTACTAAGTGAGGCTTGTGAAAAATATGATTTTATGATGATAAAATTTTTACTAGACAATGGTTTTGATGGAAATAGAAAAAACTCTGCTGGTAGAACAGTATTGCAAGATAGTGTACTTTTAGGAAATGATAAAGTTTTTCAAATACTTTTAAACTATAATTTGGATTTTGATATAAAAGATAATGATGGCAGAAACGTAGTTTTTGATGCTATAGAAAATGGAAATTTAGAGACTTTGAAAAAAGTTATTGACAATGTAAAAGATATAAATGCAGTAGATAAAAATGGACAAACAGCACTTTTTGAAGCTGTTTTAAAAGATGATTTAAGGCTTGCCTTGGCTTTGATAAATATTGGAATAAATCTAAATATTTTAGATAAAAATGGTCAAAATGTATTGTATAACACAATTTTGCAAGGTATGAAAAATGAGATACTTCTAAAGCATTTAGCAAAAAGAGGAATAAATCTTAATGTTGTCGATAATAGAGATAAGTCTATTTTAGATGAAATTTTTTATATAATGGTTTTACAAAAATATGATAAAGATATTGAAGATAAAAGATATGTACTTATAAATCCAAAAGATGATTACTTATCTTTGGCTCTTCAAATTATTGAATTAGGATTTAAAGTTGATACTTTAGATAAATATGGAAAAACTGCTTTACAAAAAGAGTTAGAGAGAAAAAATTTTGTAAATGCAGAGTTTTTATTAAATTGTGGAGCTAGTTTAAATATTTTTGATGAACATCACAGAAGTTTATTTCATATAGAGGTATTAAAGGGCTATTCAAATAATAAAATAATAGATTTTTTAATCCTAAAAGGTGCAAATTTAAACCAAAGAGATAAATATTTTAGAACAATTGTAGACAATCTTATAGAAATTATCTTAATCTCAAAAGGCGAAAAAACAAGAAATCAAAGTTTAGATGAATATATACAAGAAGATGGTGGATTTGATATCTTATTAAAAAAACTATTAGTTTATGAAGCTGATATAAGCTATACAAGAGTAGATGGAAAAAATATAGTTTTTGATTTGGTTCCTTATGATAGTTTTGAAATTCTTGATATTTTGGTTGAGTATAAAGTAGATTTAAACCACAAAGATTTTGATGGAAATACTCCTTTGATGTATATGGTTGATGAGGGTTTAAGAATAGAAGATAGAACTTTGAAAGCATATTTTATAAAAAGATTACAGAATTTTCTAAAATATAGAATAAATATGGATATTCAAGATAAAGATGGAAGAACTGTTATTCATAAAGCTGTAATAGCTGATGATTTGGTTATTGTTGAAAAATTAATGATAAAAAAAGCAAATCTTGATATAAAAGATAACCACGGAAGAACGGCACTTCATCACACTCAATGGAAAGGAAACTATGAGATAGCAAGATGGTTAATTCTAGCAGGTGCAAATATGAATGAACCTGATAATAGTGGATTTAATATATTAAACTATGCCGCAATTTTAGGACATACTAGACTTGTAATAACTCTTATCTCTTCTGGAGTTTTGATGTACAATAACAATCCAAAAAATAAAAAAGTAGCTGAATTTTTCAAAAGTAAAGAGAAGATACTTGATAAATTAGTTGCAGCAGAAGATATTAGTGATAGTAAGATGAAAAATGCTCTTATTGAAGTTGTTACAAACTTTAAAAAAGAGATAAATGAAGCTTTGCTTAAAAAATAATAAGGAATTTTTTTGAATCAAAAATCTATAATAATCCTTGCAGCTGGACAGGGAACAAGAATGAAATCAGGTACACCAAAGGTTTTACATAAAATCTCTGGAAAACCTATGATTTATTACTCAATAAAAGAGGCTTTAAAATTAAGTGATGATATTACAGTTGTTTTATATCATCAATTTGAAAAAGTTAAATCTGAAATAGAAAAATATTTTTCAAACATAAATTTTGTAATTCAAGACCATAAAAACTATCCAGGAACTGGTGGAGCAGTTATGGGAATAACACCAAAATATGAGAAAACTTTGGTTTTAAATGGAGATATGCCTTTAATTCAAGCAAGTGAACTTGAAAAATTTGATATAGAAAATGCAACTATTATAATGTCTGTTTTAGAGTTAGAAAGTGCAGATGGTTATGGAAGAGTAATTATTGAAAATGGAAATGTAAAAAAAATAGTTGAGCAAAAAGATGCTTCAAAAGAAGAGCTAAAAATCAACAAAGCAAATGCTGGAATTTATCAGTTTGAGACAAAATTCTTACTTGAAAATTTACCAAAGTTAAACAACAATAATAATCAAAAAGAGTACTACATAACAGACTTAGTTGAGATGGCGATAAAGCAAAGTAAAATTCTAAAACCACTTGTTGTAAATGAAGAGAATTTTAAAGGGGTAAACTCTAAAGTTGAGCTTGCCGATGCTGAAGTAATTCACCAAAATAGAATTAAAAAAGAGTTTTTAAAAGCAGGTGTTATTATGAGACTGCCTGATACTATCTATATAGAAGAGGGTGTGCAAATTGAAGGTGAATCAATTATTGAAAATGGTGTAAGTCTTCTTGGAAATTCAAAAATTATAAACTCACATATAAAAACAAATAGTGTTGTTGAAGATTCAATAATTATTGATAGTGATATTGGACCAATGGCACGAATACGACCTCTAAGTGAAATAAATAAAACACATATAGGAAACTTTGTTGAGACAAAAAAAGCTATTTTAACTGGTGTAAAAGCTGGGCATTTGAGTTATTTGGGAGATTGTATTATAGCTGAGGGTACAAATATTGGTTGCGGGACAATTACTTGTAACTATGATGGGATAAATAAATATCAAACAATAATTGGTAAAAATGTTTTTGTAGGAAGTGATACGCAGTTTGTTGCACCTGTAAAAATTGAAGATGATGTTTTAATAGCTGCTGGATCTTGTGTAACAGGAAATATAAAAAAAGGTGAACTTTATTTAACAAGAGCAAAAGCAAAAACTATTGATGGTTATTTTTATAAACATTTTGATAAAGCCAAAAAAGCAAAAGAAGAGAAATAAATAGTGATTTTAAAAGATAAAAAAATTCTTCTAGGAGTTACTGGCTCTATTGCTATATATAAAACTTTGGATTTGATAAGACTTTATATAAAATCTGGAGCAATAGTTAGAGTTATTATGAGTGAAAGTGCAAAAAAGTTTATAAATCCAATAACTTTTGAAGCAATTAGCCAAAATAAAATTTTAGATGAAAATAGTGAAAACTGGGATAAAAATAGTGATTATAATCATATAGATATAGCAAAATGGGCTGATATTTTAGTAATTGCACCAGCTAGTGCAAATACTATAAATAAAATATCTGTAGGAATTGCTGATAATTTATTACTTCAAACAGTTCTTGCTTGTAAAAAGAAAATTATAATAGCTCCTGCTGCAAATACAAATATGATAGAAAATCCTATTACAAAAAATAGTATAGATAGTTTAGAAAATTTAGGTTTTAAAGTTTTAAAAACACAAACAAAAGAGTTAGTTTGTAAAGATGTTGGAAATGGTGCAATGCTTGAACCAATAGATATTTTTCAAATAACTTGTAGAGAGCTTTTAAAAACTTCTTACTGGAAAAATAGAAGAGTTATTTTAAGTGGTGGGGGAACAGTAGAAAAAATTGATGGTGTAAGATATATTTCAAACTTTTCAAGTGGAAAAATGGCATCAAGTATTGCAACTGCGCTTTACTATCTTGGAGCGAATGTAAGTTTAGTTACAACAAGAGGGTATGAAAATATACCCAAAGATATTGATTTACAAATTGTTGATAGCTCACAAACTATGTTTTTAGCTTTGCAAGATAAATTAGCTTTAAAATCTTTAAAAAAAAGTTTTTTATTTATGGTAGCTGCTATTAGTGATTATATTCCAAAAGAGAGTTTCAGCGGAAAATTAAAAAAAGAGAGTTTAGGTGATAATTGGAGCTTGGAACTTGAAAAAAATATAGATATTTTGGCTTCAATAGAGAAAAAAGATATTTTTTCTATTGGTTTTAAAGCTGAAATGGATAAAAAAGAAGCAAAAATAAATGCTCAAAATATGTTAAAAAATAAAAGTTTAGATGCAGTTTGCTTAAATATTTTAGATGAAAATAACAGTTTTGGGAGCCAAAACAATAATATAGAGCTTATTTTAAAAGATAAAAGTTTTAATTTTAGTGGTGATAAATTAGATATTTCATTAAATATCTTAGAATATTTAGAAAAAGAGTTTGAAAAATGATTAACTCTAGTTGCCCATCTCATATAGCAATCATTATGGATGGAAATGGAAGATGGGCAAAAAATAGAGGTCTTAAAAGAACAGCAGGTCATGAAGAGGGTGCTAGGGTTGTTCGAAATATAACAAAATATTGTGCAACACTTGGAGTTAAGTATCTTACTTTATACGCTTTTTCGACTGAAAACTGGACAAGACCAAAACTGGAAGTTGAGTATTTAATGAAGCTTTTGGAAAAATACTTAAAAAATGAGCTTGAAACATTTATGCAAAATAGTATTAGATTTAAAGCTATTGGAGATTTAAGTAAGTTTTCAAAAAATTTACAAAAAACTATAAAAGATATTGAAGAAAAGACATCAAAAAACTCAGGGCTTACACAAGTTTTAGCACTAAATTATGGCTCAAAAGATGAGATAATTAGAGCAATAAAAAAGTTAAATGAGAAAAAACTTGATGTAAATGAAAAAAACTTTGAATCTTGTTTAGATACAGCAGGAATAGGTCCAGTTGATTTACTTATACGAACAAGTGGAGAAGTAAGACTATCTAACTATTTATTGTGGCAAAATGCTTATGCCGAGATGTTTTTTACTCAGACACTTTGGCCTGATTTTAATATTGAAGAGCTAGATGATATAATAGAAGATTTTAATAAAAGACAAAGAAGATTTGGTGGAGTTTAGTATTTTACAAATGTTACTTTTTACACTATTTTTGATAAATTTGGTAGTTTTATCATTTTATGATTTTAAATATAAAGCTGTGCCTGATTATCTTTTATTGTTTGCACTGTTATCATCTTTTTTTATTACAACTCTTGATATTTTTGAAGCATTACAAAGTGCTTTTATAATTGCTGGAGCTTTTGTAATATTAAATTTTTTGGTTACTTTTTATATACAAAATATAAAATCAAGATTTTTAAAAGATGAGAGTTTAAAAACTCAAACAGCACTAGGAGAAGGAGATATTCCTTTAATCGCATCTTTTGGTGTAATTTTAGGAGTTTATAATACATTTATTGCAATATTTCTAAGTGCAATTGTAGCTATGTTTTATGCAGTTTATTTAAAAAATAGAAAAAATGAGATTGAAGTACCTTTTATTCCATTTCTCGTTTTTGGTTTTTTATTAGAGTATTTTTTTAATTTATCAAATATTTTTAAGGATTTTTATTGAGATTAAGTAACTATTTACATTCACAATTAGCTATTAGCTTTTTTCCTATATTTTTAGGACTTTTTTTTATAACTTCTGTTGTTTTTTTGGTTAAAATTGCAAGTCTTACTTCTGTGATTACAATGACATCTTTTGAACTTTTAAAACTTTATATATATTCAATTCCGCAAGTTGTATTTTATACATTACCAATATCTTTTTTTATATCATTAACAATTTGTTTGTCAAAATTATCAAGCGAATACGAAATGGTTGTTATTACATCTTATGGATTAAACCCGCTAAATATAATTAAAATTTTCTTACCTTTAACAGCTATTTTAACTATATTCTTACTCGTTATCTCTTTAGGTCTTATTCCAAAAACAAAATATTTAACAAAAACTT from the Aliarcobacter cryaerophilus ATCC 43158 genome contains:
- a CDS encoding di-trans,poly-cis-decaprenylcistransferase yields the protein MINSSCPSHIAIIMDGNGRWAKNRGLKRTAGHEEGARVVRNITKYCATLGVKYLTLYAFSTENWTRPKLEVEYLMKLLEKYLKNELETFMQNSIRFKAIGDLSKFSKNLQKTIKDIEEKTSKNSGLTQVLALNYGSKDEIIRAIKKLNEKKLDVNEKNFESCLDTAGIGPVDLLIRTSGEVRLSNYLLWQNAYAEMFFTQTLWPDFNIEELDDIIEDFNKRQRRFGGV
- a CDS encoding ankyrin repeat domain-containing protein, whose product is MLGFFRADEDAFVKELMSSNINIDKLKKYIANGVNINGVDEKGRNYLFFFAAKKNFNAIKILISLGIDMYKEDKLGKTVLSEACEKYDFMMIKFLLDNGFDGNRKNSAGRTVLQDSVLLGNDKVFQILLNYNLDFDIKDNDGRNVVFDAIENGNLETLKKVIDNVKDINAVDKNGQTALFEAVLKDDLRLALALINIGINLNILDKNGQNVLYNTILQGMKNEILLKHLAKRGINLNVVDNRDKSILDEIFYIMVLQKYDKDIEDKRYVLINPKDDYLSLALQIIELGFKVDTLDKYGKTALQKELERKNFVNAEFLLNCGASLNIFDEHHRSLFHIEVLKGYSNNKIIDFLILKGANLNQRDKYFRTIVDNLIEIILISKGEKTRNQSLDEYIQEDGGFDILLKKLLVYEADISYTRVDGKNIVFDLVPYDSFEILDILVEYKVDLNHKDFDGNTPLMYMVDEGLRIEDRTLKAYFIKRLQNFLKYRINMDIQDKDGRTVIHKAVIADDLVIVEKLMIKKANLDIKDNHGRTALHHTQWKGNYEIARWLILAGANMNEPDNSGFNILNYAAILGHTRLVITLISSGVLMYNNNPKNKKVAEFFKSKEKILDKLVAAEDISDSKMKNALIEVVTNFKKEINEALLKK
- the glmU gene encoding bifunctional UDP-N-acetylglucosamine diphosphorylase/glucosamine-1-phosphate N-acetyltransferase GlmU; this translates as MNQKSIIILAAGQGTRMKSGTPKVLHKISGKPMIYYSIKEALKLSDDITVVLYHQFEKVKSEIEKYFSNINFVIQDHKNYPGTGGAVMGITPKYEKTLVLNGDMPLIQASELEKFDIENATIIMSVLELESADGYGRVIIENGNVKKIVEQKDASKEELKINKANAGIYQFETKFLLENLPKLNNNNNQKEYYITDLVEMAIKQSKILKPLVVNEENFKGVNSKVELADAEVIHQNRIKKEFLKAGVIMRLPDTIYIEEGVQIEGESIIENGVSLLGNSKIINSHIKTNSVVEDSIIIDSDIGPMARIRPLSEINKTHIGNFVETKKAILTGVKAGHLSYLGDCIIAEGTNIGCGTITCNYDGINKYQTIIGKNVFVGSDTQFVAPVKIEDDVLIAAGSCVTGNIKKGELYLTRAKAKTIDGYFYKHFDKAKKAKEEK
- a CDS encoding prepilin peptidase, which gives rise to MEFSILQMLLFTLFLINLVVLSFYDFKYKAVPDYLLLFALLSSFFITTLDIFEALQSAFIIAGAFVILNFLVTFYIQNIKSRFLKDESLKTQTALGEGDIPLIASFGVILGVYNTFIAIFLSAIVAMFYAVYLKNRKNEIEVPFIPFLVFGFLLEYFFNLSNIFKDFY
- the coaBC gene encoding bifunctional phosphopantothenoylcysteine decarboxylase/phosphopantothenate--cysteine ligase CoaBC, which translates into the protein MILKDKKILLGVTGSIAIYKTLDLIRLYIKSGAIVRVIMSESAKKFINPITFEAISQNKILDENSENWDKNSDYNHIDIAKWADILVIAPASANTINKISVGIADNLLLQTVLACKKKIIIAPAANTNMIENPITKNSIDSLENLGFKVLKTQTKELVCKDVGNGAMLEPIDIFQITCRELLKTSYWKNRRVILSGGGTVEKIDGVRYISNFSSGKMASSIATALYYLGANVSLVTTRGYENIPKDIDLQIVDSSQTMFLALQDKLALKSLKKSFLFMVAAISDYIPKESFSGKLKKESLGDNWSLELEKNIDILASIEKKDIFSIGFKAEMDKKEAKINAQNMLKNKSLDAVCLNILDENNSFGSQNNNIELILKDKSFNFSGDKLDISLNILEYLEKEFEK
- a CDS encoding helicase-related protein; the protein is MKENWQEQLKDLLNCDLKTLYPLARSMNRKLEFYVGPTNSGKTYNAMKKLKEANSGLYLAPLRLLALEGYEDLKESKIEASLITGEEQQLCEDAAHICSTIEMLDFDLEVDVAVIDEVQMLEDNDRGWAWVNAIIGVPAKKVIMTGSVNALEAVKKIVQYLDEELEVVRHKRKNPLLVLEKWTPLEKLENATALIAFSRAEVLKLKQKLQKKYSVSVIYGNLSPEVRRDEASRFRRGESQILIATDAISMGLNLPIKTILFTTDTKFDGVSKRKISVNEIVQIAGRAGRFGLFEAGYLGSTRRDVLEYIKDEFEAPIRTIKPPFKVKINNSQLENLSMHLKTKSLTKVLNFFALNMKFAGPFEAANLSSMLEASRIVDSKDGLSLEEKYLLAQAPITTKSTIIVQAYNSYIASVIKKRPNHYKPSITLPKKAITQKDLLLVEDEVKKISLYLWLSYKLPDLFPDHDKAFILRESFNRFIEKSLKGVLIDEKRDEKPFYKDKDKGKEDKKNNFYSRGRKRV